One part of the Fundidesulfovibrio putealis DSM 16056 genome encodes these proteins:
- a CDS encoding PAS domain-containing sensor histidine kinase, with protein MIFSDFVPGKRVMLALCAALTLSGLLVSASSPGEGGASLGGAAFPLAALLHIAAFACACVAALAMDSAERARERNARIESEQRLNALIQAIPNQVCFQDTAGRWLVANQAMQDATGLDAAALMGKTVTDIKALSPNAGFINSTVLETDELAWKVGEVRYCVAFRHQDGSESTLEVLKKTLVHGGRTVGLMVLRQDITSSRQAMEELRSVRNSLETSVAQGVEENRRKDVLLMQQSRLAAMGEMIGNIAHQWRQPLNALGLLMANLTFDAKAGTVDTAEFDLYAAQGRDILTAMSRTIDDFRNFFKPDKEKNIFQVCDPVKEALSLMEASLIQAGISVERDLGLPATILGYRGEFSQVILNLLANARDAILNSGNRHGFIRVSVAERDGFAEISIADNGGGVPEQNMTRIFEPYFTTKPQDKGTGLGLYMSKRIIEDHMQGRLGVFNSDSGTGSGAIGAVFTVSVPLAPAEAVQKDDSPCR; from the coding sequence ATGATCTTTTCTGATTTTGTCCCCGGCAAGCGCGTGATGCTCGCCCTGTGCGCGGCGCTGACGCTCTCCGGCCTGCTGGTCTCCGCGAGCTCCCCCGGCGAGGGGGGGGCGAGCCTTGGCGGCGCGGCCTTCCCCCTGGCCGCCCTGCTGCACATCGCGGCTTTCGCCTGCGCCTGCGTGGCCGCGCTGGCCATGGACTCCGCCGAGCGGGCCAGGGAGCGCAACGCCCGCATCGAGAGCGAGCAGCGCCTGAACGCCCTGATCCAGGCCATCCCCAACCAGGTCTGCTTCCAGGACACCGCAGGGCGCTGGCTGGTGGCAAACCAAGCCATGCAGGACGCGACGGGCCTGGACGCCGCAGCCCTGATGGGCAAAACCGTCACCGACATCAAGGCCCTCTCACCGAACGCAGGGTTCATCAACTCCACGGTGCTGGAGACCGACGAGCTGGCCTGGAAGGTCGGCGAGGTCCGCTACTGCGTGGCCTTCCGCCACCAGGACGGCAGCGAGTCCACGCTCGAAGTGCTGAAGAAGACCCTGGTGCACGGCGGCAGGACCGTCGGACTCATGGTGCTGCGCCAGGACATCACCTCGTCCAGGCAGGCCATGGAAGAACTGAGGAGCGTCCGCAACAGCCTTGAAACCAGCGTTGCCCAGGGCGTCGAGGAAAACCGCCGCAAGGACGTCCTGCTCATGCAGCAGTCCAGGCTGGCGGCCATGGGGGAGATGATCGGAAACATCGCCCATCAGTGGCGCCAACCCCTGAACGCGCTGGGGCTCCTGATGGCAAACCTGACCTTCGACGCCAAGGCCGGCACGGTCGACACAGCCGAATTCGACCTCTACGCCGCGCAGGGACGCGACATCCTGACGGCCATGTCGCGCACCATCGACGACTTCAGGAACTTCTTCAAACCCGACAAGGAGAAGAACATTTTCCAGGTCTGCGACCCCGTTAAGGAAGCCCTGAGCCTCATGGAAGCGAGCCTGATCCAGGCGGGCATCAGCGTGGAGCGCGACCTCGGCCTGCCTGCGACCATCCTGGGCTACCGGGGCGAGTTCTCCCAGGTGATCCTGAACCTCCTGGCAAACGCCCGCGACGCAATCCTGAATTCGGGCAACCGCCACGGCTTCATCCGGGTGTCGGTGGCCGAGCGCGACGGCTTCGCCGAGATCAGCATCGCCGACAACGGCGGAGGCGTCCCGGAGCAGAACATGACGCGCATCTTCGAGCCGTATTTCACCACGAAACCCCAGGACAAAGGTACCGGACTGGGGCTATACATGTCCAAGCGCATCATAGAAGACCATATGCAGGGACGCCTCGGCGTCTTCAATTCCGACTCCGGGACCGGCTCCGGAGCAATCGGGGCGGTGTTCACCGTAAGCGTTCCCCTGGCGCCCGCCGAAGCAGTACAAAAGGACGACAGCCCATGCCGTTGA
- a CDS encoding ABC transporter substrate-binding protein: MRSVGSSARTVFFLILFVFGLAFSSFAQDAPAAPDAAPAPAQPAKPAKQPAKAAAKPAAKPGEVMPLDQPAAPADTAAPAPAAAPAPKGKAAPAPAADGAAQIRPSKGMAVPAKSKLSGGKLTIGALLPLTGPQAAQGQSSKVALELAASDINAYLAENGSAERVSVQVEDTASSGAKALERLKALAVSGVRVVVGPYTDNEVDAVLDFANKNNIMLLSQGSAGPYLGKSDNLLRFSPSDAYQAEALAVLASQEGCTQLIAIWEGDMYGDELITHIKGQFANQGGQVLAGTRFRPEVTQFTSYVADLKAQIDKQVKDKSKLAVIVAARGTQTAGILREAAKLAGLGDAKWYGGDDSSLRGSVISDQAVAQFAAKVRMAFARYGETGTTLYSELEKRLEDRLQAFVDTQAVVAYDVVWLAAFTAMASGEDASVLRKAIPATAERFYGASGWLALNEYGDRREDYDFDFWTIRNIDGKFYWIKTARYQYDPGSVKQLIINAPEKE, encoded by the coding sequence ATGCGATCTGTCGGCTCTTCGGCAAGAACTGTATTTTTCCTGATACTCTTTGTGTTCGGTCTGGCCTTTTCCTCTTTCGCCCAGGACGCCCCGGCTGCGCCTGACGCTGCGCCAGCCCCGGCCCAGCCCGCCAAGCCCGCGAAGCAGCCGGCCAAAGCAGCTGCCAAGCCCGCCGCCAAACCCGGTGAGGTCATGCCCCTGGACCAGCCTGCCGCGCCCGCCGATACGGCTGCGCCCGCTCCCGCCGCAGCGCCCGCACCCAAGGGCAAGGCCGCCCCGGCCCCCGCTGCTGACGGCGCCGCCCAGATCAGGCCTTCGAAGGGCATGGCCGTTCCCGCCAAGTCCAAGCTCAGCGGCGGCAAGCTGACCATCGGCGCGCTCCTGCCCCTCACCGGCCCCCAGGCGGCCCAGGGGCAGAGCTCCAAGGTCGCTCTTGAACTGGCCGCGTCCGACATCAACGCCTACCTGGCCGAGAACGGCTCCGCCGAACGCGTCAGCGTCCAGGTGGAAGACACCGCCTCCTCCGGCGCGAAAGCCCTGGAGCGCCTGAAGGCCCTGGCCGTGTCCGGGGTGCGCGTGGTGGTCGGCCCCTACACCGACAACGAAGTGGACGCCGTCCTCGATTTCGCCAACAAGAACAACATCATGCTCCTCTCGCAGGGCAGCGCAGGCCCCTATCTGGGCAAGTCCGACAACCTGCTGCGCTTCTCCCCCTCGGACGCCTATCAGGCCGAGGCCCTGGCCGTGCTGGCCTCCCAGGAAGGCTGCACGCAGCTCATCGCCATCTGGGAAGGCGACATGTACGGCGACGAGCTCATCACGCACATCAAGGGACAGTTCGCCAACCAGGGCGGGCAGGTTCTGGCCGGAACGCGTTTCCGCCCCGAAGTGACCCAGTTCACCAGCTACGTGGCCGACCTCAAGGCCCAGATCGACAAGCAGGTCAAGGACAAGAGCAAGCTGGCCGTGATCGTCGCCGCGCGCGGCACGCAGACCGCCGGAATCCTGCGCGAGGCCGCCAAGCTCGCCGGACTGGGCGACGCCAAGTGGTACGGCGGAGACGACTCCTCCCTGCGCGGCTCCGTCATCTCCGATCAGGCCGTTGCCCAGTTCGCAGCCAAGGTGCGCATGGCCTTCGCCCGCTACGGCGAGACCGGCACGACCCTCTATTCCGAGCTGGAAAAGCGCCTGGAAGACCGCCTGCAAGCCTTCGTGGATACCCAGGCCGTGGTCGCCTATGACGTCGTCTGGCTGGCCGCCTTCACGGCCATGGCCTCCGGCGAGGACGCCTCCGTGCTCAGGAAGGCCATCCCGGCTACCGCCGAGCGCTTCTACGGCGCGAGCGGCTGGCTGGCCCTCAACGAGTACGGCGACCGCCGCGAAGATTACGACTTCGACTTCTGGACCATCAGGAACATCGACGGCAAGTTCTATTGGATCAAGACCGCCCGCTATCAGTACGATCCGGGCAGCGTGAAGCAGCTCATCATCAACGCGCCCGAAAAAGAGTAG
- the mnmE gene encoding tRNA uridine-5-carboxymethylaminomethyl(34) synthesis GTPase MnmE: MRAEDTIVAVVTPPGRGGVGIVRLSGPDALAMGQRLFSSPRTGFAGFKPYRLHHGTLLDATGRHLDDVLAAYMPGPGSYTGEDVVEFNCHGSPAILRALVGAALSLGARHAAPGEFTKRAFLAGRMDLSQAQAVAELVAADTLAGAGLALSRLEGLMARRVGELRSRLEGLRMSICLAVDFPEDEGECLDPPGFLAALAEVMDHMGLLIAAHGRARPFREGELAVLAGPVNAGKSSLMNALIGRERAIVCDVPGTTRDFLEEQLDLDGLPVRLVDTAGLRETDDPVEREGLSRCARLLSESRAVLLVVDGSKDFDPSELSGALSGDCSIASLDPARTLAVVNKCDLAPAGRDPAHVLAEAGFTVLRVSARTGHGLEELCRTLRARLLGADAALPESEPVPNDRECALLAQAREELSLLAADLEAGVPPDLLGVRLETACSHLASITGEITPDGVLNAVFDGFCIGK, encoded by the coding sequence GTGCGCGCTGAAGACACCATCGTGGCCGTGGTCACCCCGCCGGGGCGCGGCGGTGTGGGCATCGTGCGCCTCTCCGGGCCGGACGCCCTTGCCATGGGGCAGCGCCTCTTCAGCTCACCCCGTACGGGTTTCGCAGGGTTCAAGCCCTACCGCCTGCATCACGGCACGCTCCTGGACGCCACGGGCCGCCACCTGGACGACGTGTTGGCCGCCTACATGCCCGGCCCCGGATCCTACACCGGCGAGGACGTGGTGGAGTTCAACTGCCACGGCTCCCCGGCCATCCTGCGCGCATTGGTGGGGGCCGCCCTGTCCCTGGGCGCGCGCCACGCCGCGCCGGGTGAGTTCACCAAGCGGGCCTTCCTGGCCGGGCGCATGGACCTGAGCCAAGCCCAGGCCGTGGCCGAACTGGTGGCGGCGGACACCCTGGCCGGGGCGGGGCTTGCACTGTCCCGGCTGGAAGGGCTCATGGCCCGGCGCGTGGGCGAGCTGCGCTCCCGGCTGGAGGGCCTTCGCATGAGCATCTGCCTCGCGGTGGATTTCCCCGAGGACGAGGGAGAGTGCCTGGACCCGCCGGGATTTCTCGCCGCGCTCGCCGAGGTCATGGACCACATGGGGCTTTTGATCGCGGCTCACGGTCGCGCCCGGCCCTTCCGCGAGGGGGAGCTGGCCGTGCTGGCCGGACCGGTGAACGCGGGCAAGTCAAGCCTCATGAACGCGCTCATCGGGCGCGAGCGGGCCATCGTCTGCGACGTGCCCGGCACCACGCGGGACTTCCTGGAAGAGCAGCTGGACCTGGACGGCCTGCCGGTGCGGCTGGTGGACACCGCCGGGCTGCGCGAAACCGACGACCCGGTGGAGCGCGAGGGGCTGTCGCGTTGCGCCCGCCTGCTGAGCGAGAGCCGGGCGGTGCTGCTGGTGGTGGACGGCTCCAAGGATTTCGACCCTTCAGAACTCTCCGGGGCGCTCTCCGGCGATTGCAGCATCGCCAGCCTGGACCCGGCCCGGACTCTGGCCGTGGTCAACAAGTGCGACTTGGCGCCTGCCGGACGCGACCCGGCGCATGTGTTGGCCGAAGCCGGATTCACGGTGCTTCGCGTGTCGGCCCGCACCGGCCATGGCCTGGAAGAGCTGTGCCGGACCCTGCGCGCGCGCCTTCTGGGCGCGGACGCCGCACTGCCCGAGTCGGAGCCCGTGCCCAACGACCGCGAGTGCGCCCTCCTGGCCCAGGCCCGCGAAGAGCTCTCCCTGCTGGCCGCAGACCTGGAAGCGGGCGTCCCTCCCGATCTTCTCGGGGTGCGCCTGGAGACGGCCTGCTCCCATCTGGCCTCCATCACCGGGGAGATCACTCCGGACGGCGTCCTGAACGCGGTGTTTGACGGATTCTGCATTGGGAAGTGA
- a CDS encoding cupin domain-containing protein: protein MHTDKLLVVQAPVTDQRLPTRRILQERGELALIEDGPEFNHLACFTLLPGPGFYRGGHIHRTKTEHFYVLRGRGVLLWTDPALGARGRTEVGAGDKVTILPGLGHRFEALEELIVVEYYRGVHDPADDSVFDDFS, encoded by the coding sequence GTGCATACCGACAAGCTTCTCGTGGTTCAGGCCCCGGTGACGGATCAGCGCCTGCCCACCCGGCGCATCCTTCAGGAGCGCGGCGAGCTGGCCCTGATCGAGGACGGGCCGGAGTTCAACCATCTGGCCTGCTTCACGCTGCTGCCTGGGCCAGGGTTTTACCGTGGCGGGCATATCCACCGCACCAAAACCGAGCATTTCTACGTGCTGCGCGGGCGCGGGGTGCTCCTCTGGACGGACCCCGCATTGGGCGCGCGCGGGCGCACCGAAGTGGGAGCCGGGGACAAGGTGACCATTCTGCCCGGCCTGGGGCATCGTTTCGAGGCCCTGGAGGAACTGATCGTGGTGGAATATTATCGGGGAGTCCACGACCCGGCGGACGACTCGGTTTTCGACGATTTTTCCTGA
- a CDS encoding methyl-accepting chemotaxis protein — protein sequence MGIRNKMFMPFVATIVILGGACLWMLRSSLEEVEEKFVSQIVGGKAGEVESAIANVSRLALEQAVLFSQMQGVTDAFEEALSGNISDEKDPAAQRARERIRAELAGALKGFSDNMGGRKVQLHYHLPNARSLVRLWRDKQVTRDGQKLDVSDDISKFRPTVLDVNRSGKAVMGIELGEGGFAIRGVAPVKNAAGKQLGSVEILTDFDPILQGASGSGTRLLLFMNSEFLNITASLRDPAKNPVMDNKFVLVSGLKEKEALKLVTSQFLAEGQKGLAMARHGDVALGAFPIKDYKGAQTGVMVAAIDTSAESGLIDRAKYTLAGLLLALLTVPTIIASLAFARYVARPMELMVQKIKDITEDKADLTAKLPEDSRDEMASLASWFNQLMVKLSRLIALNQAVLDSVPDPLFVVGEDMRVKMANKATAVFAGRPQNELMGVSCSDIFKTGVCRTGNCPIDMGKRGIPVAEDTRIQCSKDGKRVVIKPYVQSITDAEGHLLGYLELAQDITAVVDREDELEDHLAKLRAVNQEITAVSGEITGSLSVIARQVEEVNGGAGVQQRRVEETMASMSQMTSAAHDVARSAQAAATQAQEARDTAREGEAMVRKATEVIHEVRNQTEQLRANMAGLGQRAQDIGRILTVISDIADQTNLLALNAAIEAARAGDAGRGFAVVADEVRKLAEKTMQATGEVTQVITAIQEETRRNQGVTEQAARTVDEATELSGRSGETLHRIVGLVENTAGQVQTIAAAAEEQSAVSEHISKALDDVNEVSLNTARGMDESASSLAELSTLAGRLRAVTSSTTLV from the coding sequence ATGGGAATACGCAATAAGATGTTCATGCCCTTTGTCGCGACTATCGTGATCCTGGGTGGCGCGTGCCTCTGGATGCTCAGGAGCTCCCTGGAGGAAGTGGAGGAGAAATTCGTCTCCCAGATTGTCGGAGGCAAAGCCGGAGAGGTGGAGAGCGCCATTGCCAACGTCTCCCGTCTGGCCCTGGAGCAGGCGGTTCTCTTCTCCCAGATGCAGGGGGTGACCGACGCCTTCGAGGAAGCCCTCTCCGGAAACATCTCCGACGAGAAGGACCCCGCCGCGCAGCGCGCCCGCGAACGCATCCGCGCCGAGCTGGCCGGGGCGCTCAAGGGCTTCTCCGACAACATGGGCGGGCGCAAGGTCCAGCTGCACTACCACCTCCCCAACGCCCGCAGCCTGGTGCGCCTGTGGCGCGACAAGCAGGTGACGCGCGACGGCCAGAAGCTGGACGTCTCCGACGACATTTCAAAATTCCGCCCCACGGTCCTGGACGTGAACCGCTCCGGCAAGGCGGTGATGGGCATCGAGCTCGGCGAGGGCGGGTTTGCCATCCGTGGCGTGGCTCCGGTGAAGAACGCGGCAGGCAAGCAGCTCGGCTCCGTGGAAATCCTCACGGACTTCGACCCCATCCTGCAAGGGGCGTCCGGCAGCGGCACGCGGCTTTTGCTGTTCATGAACTCCGAGTTCCTGAACATTACCGCCTCGCTACGCGACCCGGCCAAGAACCCCGTGATGGACAACAAATTCGTGCTGGTGTCCGGGCTCAAGGAGAAGGAGGCCCTGAAGCTTGTGACCTCCCAGTTTCTGGCTGAGGGCCAGAAGGGCCTGGCCATGGCCCGGCACGGCGACGTGGCCCTGGGCGCGTTCCCCATCAAGGACTACAAGGGCGCGCAGACCGGCGTCATGGTTGCGGCCATCGACACCTCGGCGGAGAGCGGCCTGATCGACCGGGCCAAGTACACCCTGGCCGGGCTGCTGCTGGCGCTTCTGACCGTGCCTACCATCATCGCGAGCCTAGCCTTCGCGCGCTACGTGGCCCGCCCCATGGAGCTGATGGTGCAGAAGATCAAGGACATCACCGAGGACAAGGCGGACCTCACCGCCAAGCTCCCCGAGGATTCCAGGGACGAGATGGCGAGCCTGGCCAGCTGGTTCAACCAGCTCATGGTCAAGCTTTCGCGCCTGATCGCACTCAACCAGGCCGTGCTGGATTCCGTGCCCGACCCGCTGTTCGTGGTGGGCGAGGACATGCGCGTCAAGATGGCCAACAAGGCCACCGCCGTGTTTGCCGGGCGTCCGCAGAATGAGCTCATGGGCGTCTCGTGCAGCGACATCTTCAAGACCGGAGTCTGCCGCACCGGAAACTGCCCCATCGACATGGGCAAGAGGGGCATCCCGGTGGCGGAGGACACCCGCATCCAGTGCAGCAAGGACGGCAAGAGGGTGGTGATAAAGCCCTACGTGCAGTCCATCACCGACGCCGAAGGACACCTGCTGGGGTATCTGGAGCTCGCCCAGGACATCACCGCCGTGGTGGACCGCGAGGACGAGCTGGAGGACCATCTGGCCAAGCTTCGCGCCGTGAACCAGGAGATCACCGCCGTCTCGGGAGAGATCACAGGGTCTCTGAGCGTTATCGCCCGGCAGGTGGAAGAAGTGAACGGAGGGGCTGGCGTGCAGCAGCGCCGCGTGGAGGAGACCATGGCCTCCATGTCCCAGATGACCTCAGCCGCCCATGACGTGGCCAGGAGCGCCCAGGCTGCGGCCACCCAGGCCCAGGAGGCCAGGGACACCGCCCGCGAGGGCGAGGCCATGGTGCGCAAGGCCACGGAGGTGATCCATGAAGTCAGGAACCAGACCGAACAGCTGCGCGCCAACATGGCGGGCCTCGGGCAGCGAGCCCAGGACATCGGACGAATCCTGACCGTCATCTCTGACATCGCGGACCAGACCAACCTGCTGGCGCTGAACGCGGCCATCGAGGCCGCCCGGGCCGGCGACGCCGGTCGCGGCTTCGCCGTGGTGGCCGACGAAGTGCGAAAGCTCGCCGAGAAGACCATGCAGGCCACCGGCGAGGTCACCCAGGTGATCACCGCCATCCAGGAAGAGACCCGCAGGAACCAGGGCGTCACCGAACAGGCCGCGCGAACCGTGGACGAAGCGACGGAGCTCTCGGGCCGCTCCGGCGAGACGCTGCACAGGATTGTCGGGCTGGTGGAGAACACCGCCGGACAGGTGCAGACCATCGCCGCCGCAGCCGAAGAGCAGTCCGCAGTGAGCGAACACATCAGCAAGGCCCTGGACGACGTCAACGAGGTGTCGCTCAACACGGCCAGGGGCATGGACGAATCCGCCAGCTCCCTGGCGGAACTGAGCACCCTGGCTGGCCGCCTGCGGGCCGTGACGTCCTCCACCACTCTCGTGTAA
- the rnr gene encoding ribonuclease R, whose product MGKKDKSQRPEASMDQAAILRLFKERAKPLTLKEVLHGLGGYKQHKAKVTHLLDQLVEAGRLINLKGAWGLPDSMNMVTGRLEIQRSGVGFVICDDKRRKDIFINPRDFGEAWHGDRVAIVVTRQRGPSCEGRVVRVLERQNPHLPCRVERRIRQGFYLCRPTDPRHKHALLLELEPGVDAPTLGDVLTLAAGEKLDEQLYAGELIEALGNENDVSVQERLVKLNHGVPGPFPQSCLDQAAGLPSVPGEADFAGRKDMRDAGFVTIDGVKARDFDDAILVEAAGKGYRLWVAIADVGHYVPEGSALDREAMERGNSYYFPQSVEPMFPEALSNGLCSLNPGVARLAMVVETDYSQDGHPGESRFYPAVIQSKARLTYSQVNRALLLGDEAERAAISHVMPMLETAEKLARAIRARRSERGSLDFDLPEPEILFNLQGEAEDIRPRVRHFGHQIIEEFMIAANEAVARFLTAHKAPLPYRIHPEPDPDKLETLFGVLKRTDIGLKLPATPSIESLQSLLAQVEGTEMEFLANRLMLRSMMQAKYNTSNQGHFGLASECYCHFTSPIRRYADLMVHRGLKAVLAKQEAPVPAKRMQAVCEHISQRERVAMEAEREILKRITVLFMRDKVGQTFDGVISSLADFGFWVELTQVMAEGMVRLSTLTDDYYALFPERQELLGQHTGRRFRLGQAVRVELTDVQLGRLEVNLKLAEDGGVQGLPRKQHGKLTAPRPTRNGDAPRPGGGRKPAGKAKSKGGYFGQTKGAAKKPKGRGKKSD is encoded by the coding sequence ATGGGAAAGAAAGACAAATCACAACGCCCCGAGGCATCCATGGACCAGGCCGCGATCCTGCGGCTGTTCAAGGAACGCGCAAAGCCCCTCACCCTCAAGGAGGTGCTGCACGGCCTTGGCGGCTACAAGCAGCATAAGGCCAAGGTGACCCACCTGCTGGACCAGCTTGTGGAAGCGGGCCGCCTGATAAACCTCAAGGGAGCCTGGGGCCTGCCCGACAGCATGAACATGGTCACGGGACGCCTGGAGATTCAGCGCTCCGGCGTGGGCTTCGTCATCTGCGACGACAAGCGCCGCAAGGACATCTTCATAAACCCCCGCGACTTCGGTGAAGCATGGCACGGCGACCGCGTGGCCATCGTGGTCACGCGCCAGCGCGGCCCCAGCTGCGAGGGCCGCGTGGTCCGGGTGCTGGAGCGCCAGAACCCGCACCTGCCCTGCCGCGTGGAGCGCCGCATCCGCCAGGGGTTCTACCTGTGCCGCCCCACCGACCCGCGCCACAAGCACGCCCTGCTCCTGGAGCTGGAGCCGGGCGTGGACGCCCCCACCCTGGGCGACGTGCTCACTCTGGCCGCCGGAGAGAAGCTCGACGAGCAGCTCTACGCAGGGGAGCTCATCGAGGCCCTGGGCAACGAGAACGACGTCTCCGTGCAGGAGCGGCTGGTCAAGCTGAACCACGGCGTGCCAGGCCCCTTCCCGCAGTCCTGCCTGGACCAGGCCGCCGGGCTGCCCTCCGTGCCCGGCGAGGCCGACTTCGCGGGCCGCAAGGACATGCGCGACGCAGGCTTCGTCACCATCGACGGCGTGAAAGCGCGCGACTTCGACGACGCCATCCTGGTGGAGGCCGCAGGCAAGGGCTACCGCCTGTGGGTGGCCATCGCGGACGTGGGACATTACGTGCCCGAAGGTTCCGCCCTGGACCGCGAGGCCATGGAGCGCGGCAACTCCTATTATTTCCCCCAGTCCGTGGAGCCCATGTTCCCGGAAGCGCTCTCCAACGGCCTGTGCAGCCTGAACCCCGGCGTGGCCCGCCTGGCCATGGTGGTGGAGACCGACTACTCCCAGGACGGCCACCCCGGCGAGAGCCGCTTCTACCCGGCGGTCATCCAGAGCAAAGCCCGTCTGACCTACTCACAGGTGAACCGGGCGCTGCTCCTTGGCGACGAGGCCGAGCGCGCCGCCATCTCCCACGTGATGCCCATGCTGGAAACCGCCGAGAAGCTGGCCCGCGCCATCCGCGCCCGCCGCTCCGAGCGCGGCAGCCTGGACTTCGACCTGCCCGAGCCGGAGATCCTCTTCAACCTCCAGGGCGAGGCCGAGGACATCCGCCCGCGCGTGCGCCACTTCGGCCACCAGATCATCGAGGAGTTCATGATCGCGGCCAACGAGGCCGTGGCCCGGTTCCTCACGGCCCACAAAGCCCCCCTGCCCTACCGCATCCACCCCGAGCCCGACCCGGACAAGCTGGAAACGCTCTTCGGCGTGCTCAAGCGCACGGACATCGGCCTGAAGCTCCCGGCCACGCCCTCCATCGAGTCGCTCCAGAGCCTTTTGGCCCAGGTGGAAGGCACCGAGATGGAGTTTCTGGCCAACCGGCTCATGCTGCGCTCCATGATGCAGGCCAAGTACAACACCTCCAACCAGGGGCACTTCGGCCTGGCCTCCGAGTGCTACTGCCACTTCACCTCGCCCATCAGACGCTACGCAGACCTCATGGTGCACCGGGGCCTGAAGGCCGTGCTGGCCAAGCAGGAAGCCCCTGTCCCCGCCAAGCGCATGCAGGCCGTGTGCGAGCACATCAGCCAGCGCGAACGCGTGGCCATGGAAGCCGAGCGCGAAATCTTGAAGCGCATCACCGTGCTCTTCATGCGCGACAAGGTGGGCCAGACCTTCGACGGCGTCATCTCCTCCCTGGCCGACTTCGGCTTCTGGGTGGAGCTGACCCAGGTGATGGCCGAGGGCATGGTGCGCCTCTCCACCCTGACAGACGACTACTACGCCCTGTTCCCCGAACGCCAGGAGCTGCTCGGACAGCACACCGGACGCCGCTTCCGCCTGGGACAGGCCGTGCGAGTGGAATTGACCGACGTGCAGCTGGGCAGGCTGGAGGTGAACCTCAAGCTGGCCGAGGACGGCGGCGTGCAGGGGCTCCCGCGCAAGCAGCACGGCAAGCTCACCGCCCCCCGCCCGACCCGCAACGGCGACGCACCCAGGCCGGGCGGGGGCCGCAAGCCCGCCGGGAAGGCCAAGAGCAAAGGCGGCTACTTCGGCCAGACCAAGGGAGCTGCGAAAAAGCCCAAGGGACGCGGGAAAAAGTCGGATTAG
- a CDS encoding diguanylate cyclase produces MPLRKAPLSPTETLSRISLLLVEDDAFTREQLGRLLSRTVDVVHPAADGSEALRLFRELQPDMVLTDINMPVMDGLSMAAIMKTESPDTPIIAVTAHNEEHFLQKAIEVGIDGYVSKPIDPDALIPVLFKNASFVLQRNQEEARNQLVSYLLDINPHLIISSEHGHVDYANQTFLQFVGQDSLETLFAGARGAMNEIHVAGVRYHLSDFSWISELRMLPDHQHTACFSASGEECVAENTFWVTARRFGDLDRDIVTFTDITPLERERVQLLYRATTDSLTGVSNRFKLAEYISAEHARFRRYKMPMSLIMFDIDHFKNINDTHGHTVGDLVLVELAALVRRAIRDTDTLGRWGGEEFMILTPVTTLVDALEFAERLREDIESTSFPLAGQLTCSFGVAESAEGESLESLLNRVDKALYKAKNNGRNRVETA; encoded by the coding sequence ATGCCGTTGAGAAAAGCCCCGCTCTCCCCCACTGAAACCCTTTCACGAATCAGCCTGCTCCTGGTGGAGGACGACGCCTTCACCCGCGAGCAGTTGGGCAGGCTGCTCTCGCGCACGGTGGACGTGGTCCATCCTGCGGCGGACGGCTCCGAGGCGCTGCGACTCTTCCGGGAACTCCAGCCCGACATGGTGCTGACAGACATCAACATGCCCGTCATGGACGGACTGTCCATGGCCGCCATCATGAAGACCGAATCGCCCGACACCCCGATCATCGCCGTTACCGCCCATAACGAGGAGCACTTCCTCCAGAAAGCAATCGAGGTGGGCATCGACGGCTACGTGTCCAAGCCCATCGACCCCGACGCCCTGATCCCGGTGCTCTTCAAGAACGCCAGCTTCGTGCTGCAACGCAACCAGGAAGAGGCCAGGAACCAGCTGGTGTCCTATCTGCTGGACATCAACCCGCACCTCATCATCTCCTCGGAGCACGGACACGTGGACTACGCCAACCAGACTTTCCTGCAATTCGTCGGGCAGGACAGCCTGGAGACCCTGTTCGCCGGAGCGCGCGGCGCGATGAACGAAATCCACGTGGCCGGGGTGCGCTACCACCTGTCGGACTTCTCCTGGATTTCGGAACTCAGGATGCTCCCGGACCATCAGCACACCGCCTGCTTCTCGGCCTCCGGCGAGGAGTGCGTGGCCGAGAACACCTTCTGGGTGACGGCCCGGCGGTTCGGCGACCTGGATCGCGACATCGTCACCTTCACGGACATCACGCCACTGGAGCGCGAGAGGGTCCAGCTCCTGTACCGGGCCACCACGGACAGCCTCACCGGCGTGTCCAACCGCTTCAAGCTGGCCGAATACATAAGCGCGGAGCACGCGCGCTTCCGCCGCTACAAGATGCCCATGAGCCTCATCATGTTCGACATCGACCACTTCAAGAACATAAACGACACCCACGGCCACACCGTGGGCGACCTGGTGCTGGTGGAACTGGCCGCGCTGGTCAGGCGCGCCATCAGGGACACCGATACGCTGGGACGCTGGGGCGGCGAGGAGTTCATGATCCTCACGCCCGTAACCACCCTCGTTGATGCGCTGGAATTCGCGGAGCGTCTGCGCGAGGACATCGAATCGACGTCCTTTCCCCTGGCCGGGCAGCTTACGTGCAGCTTCGGCGTGGCCGAATCGGCCGAAGGGGAATCGCTGGAATCGCTCCTCAACAGGGTGGACAAAGCTCTATACAAGGCCAAAAACAATGGCCGCAACCGGGTGGAGACCGCCTGA